In one Methylobacterium sp. SyP6R genomic region, the following are encoded:
- a CDS encoding alpha/beta hydrolase: protein MPRSSRSTASGPGRVPRRLVLAGLGALAAIPQAAAAPDSAPQASPDRPALHTEEFRLPGPEDGVSIYVRNKRPAGTERFAADRILLYVHGATYPASTAFDLPLAGLSMMEYLAGLGFDVYLVDLPGYGLSGRPAAMSRPAADGQPFMRTKDAAAIVGQVVDFIRQRRGVDKIDLMGWSWGTSTMGLYTSTHNDKVNRLVLYAPQWLSRTPSLIGAGGGALGAYRSVSRDSAKARWLKGVPEDKQAALIPPGWFEQWADATFATDKAGAAQAPPVLRAPNGVVADAQDYWQAGKPLYDPGEIRVPTLVIHAEWDADLPSYQAQEYFARLTRAPYRRFVELGEGTHTVMMEKNRMQFFREVAAFLTEADPQALN from the coding sequence GGGCGGGTGCCCCGCCGGCTCGTCCTCGCCGGCCTCGGCGCCCTCGCGGCGATCCCGCAGGCCGCGGCAGCCCCCGACTCCGCGCCGCAGGCCTCGCCGGACCGGCCGGCGCTCCACACGGAAGAGTTCCGCCTGCCTGGCCCGGAGGACGGCGTCTCGATCTACGTGCGCAACAAGCGCCCGGCCGGAACGGAGCGTTTCGCGGCCGACCGCATCCTGCTCTACGTCCACGGCGCGACCTACCCGGCCTCGACCGCCTTCGACCTGCCGCTCGCCGGCCTGTCGATGATGGAGTACCTGGCGGGCCTCGGCTTCGACGTCTACCTCGTCGACCTGCCGGGCTACGGGCTCTCGGGCCGTCCGGCGGCGATGAGCCGCCCGGCCGCCGACGGACAGCCCTTCATGCGGACGAAGGACGCCGCCGCGATCGTCGGCCAGGTCGTCGACTTCATCCGCCAGCGGCGCGGCGTCGACAAGATCGACCTGATGGGCTGGTCCTGGGGCACCTCGACGATGGGGCTCTACACCAGCACCCACAACGACAAGGTCAACCGCCTCGTCCTCTACGCGCCGCAATGGCTCTCGCGCACGCCCTCGCTCATCGGCGCCGGCGGCGGCGCGCTCGGGGCCTACCGGAGCGTGAGCCGGGACAGCGCGAAGGCGCGCTGGCTCAAGGGCGTGCCGGAGGACAAGCAGGCGGCGCTGATCCCGCCCGGCTGGTTCGAGCAATGGGCCGACGCCACCTTCGCGACCGACAAAGCCGGCGCCGCGCAAGCGCCGCCGGTGTTGCGCGCGCCGAACGGCGTCGTGGCGGATGCGCAGGATTACTGGCAGGCCGGCAAGCCGCTCTACGATCCCGGCGAGATCCGGGTGCCGACGCTGGTCATCCACGCCGAGTGGGACGCCGACCTGCCGAGCTACCAGGCGCAGGAATACTTCGCCCGGCTCACCCGCGCGCCCTACCGACGCTTCGTCGAACTCGGCGAGGGCACCCACACGGTCATGATGGAGAAGAACCGGATGCAGTTCTTCCGCGAGGTCGCCGCCTTCCTGACCGAGGCCGACCCGCAGGCGCTGAACTGA